From a region of the Streptomyces sp. NBC_00193 genome:
- a CDS encoding nitronate monooxygenase, translated as MSSAPNGLFAYPIVQAPMAGGASCPPLAAAVCEAGGLGFLAGGYKTADGMYQEIKRLRALTRRPFGVNLFLPQASHADPAVLEVYRGHLASEASWYEISLADEDIIGTSDDGYDAKLAILIEDPVPVVSFTFGLPSPAAFTCLRKVGTYTIATVTSVEEARAAQAAGADAVCVQGVEAGGHQGTHRDDPQGDGTAGVGLLALVAQVREAVALPIIAAGGLMRGSQIAALLAAGAEAAQLGTAFLACPESGAHPLHKKALTDPLFVRTELTRAFSGRPARGLVNRFMREHGPYAPAAYPQVHHLTAPLRKAAAAAGDPQGMALWAGQGHRLARALPAGELVEVLAAELGAAQNALKAMQMRSAS; from the coding sequence ATGTCCTCCGCACCGAACGGTCTCTTCGCGTACCCGATCGTGCAGGCGCCCATGGCGGGCGGCGCGTCCTGCCCGCCGCTCGCGGCCGCCGTGTGCGAAGCGGGCGGACTGGGCTTCCTCGCCGGCGGCTACAAGACCGCCGACGGCATGTACCAGGAGATCAAGCGGCTGCGCGCGCTCACCCGCCGCCCCTTCGGCGTCAACCTCTTCCTGCCGCAGGCCTCCCACGCGGACCCGGCGGTGCTGGAGGTCTACCGCGGGCACCTCGCCAGTGAGGCCTCCTGGTACGAGATCTCCCTCGCCGACGAGGACATCATCGGCACCAGCGACGACGGCTACGACGCCAAACTGGCCATTCTCATCGAAGACCCGGTACCCGTGGTCTCGTTCACCTTCGGCCTGCCCTCGCCCGCGGCCTTCACCTGCCTGCGCAAGGTCGGTACGTACACGATCGCCACCGTCACCTCCGTCGAGGAGGCCCGCGCCGCCCAGGCGGCCGGCGCCGACGCAGTCTGCGTCCAGGGCGTGGAGGCCGGCGGCCACCAGGGCACCCACCGCGACGACCCGCAGGGCGACGGCACGGCCGGAGTCGGCCTGCTCGCGCTCGTCGCGCAGGTGCGCGAGGCCGTGGCCCTCCCGATCATCGCGGCGGGCGGCCTGATGCGCGGCTCGCAGATCGCCGCGCTGCTCGCCGCGGGCGCGGAGGCCGCGCAGCTCGGCACGGCCTTCCTGGCGTGTCCGGAGTCCGGCGCGCACCCCCTGCACAAGAAGGCGCTGACCGACCCGCTGTTCGTCCGGACGGAGCTGACCCGGGCCTTCTCCGGGCGGCCGGCCCGCGGACTGGTCAACCGGTTCATGCGCGAGCACGGCCCGTACGCCCCGGCCGCGTACCCGCAGGTCCACCACCTGACCGCGCCGCTGCGCAAGGCCGCCGCCGCGGCCGGGGACCCGCAGGGCATGGCCCTGTGGGCGGGCCAGGGCCACCGGCTGGCGCGGGCCCTGCCGGCCGGGGAACTGGTGGAGGTGCTCGCGGCGGAACTCGGCGCGGCGCAGAACGCGTTGAAGGCAATGCAGATGAGGAGTGCGTCATGA
- a CDS encoding 16S rRNA (uracil(1498)-N(3))-methyltransferase: MTAPVFVVEKVPAGPEFVLDGSEGRHAVSVKRLAPGEALVLTDGRGGWAEAVVTAAEGKDRLVVSVSGVFEEPEPAVRITVVQALPKGDRGEVAVETMTETGVDAIVPWQASRCITQWRGDRGAKSLAKWRATARESGKQSRRVRFPEVAEALSTKQVAALLAEADLAVVLHEDRDAPSGALATAELPSAGSVVLVVGPEGGVSPDELAAFAAAGAHPYRLGPSVLRTSTAGTAAAAVLLARTGRWS, encoded by the coding sequence ATGACCGCCCCGGTGTTCGTGGTCGAAAAGGTTCCCGCGGGGCCGGAGTTCGTCCTGGACGGTTCCGAAGGCCGCCACGCGGTCTCCGTGAAGCGGCTGGCCCCCGGCGAGGCCCTCGTACTGACCGACGGCCGGGGCGGCTGGGCCGAGGCCGTCGTGACGGCCGCCGAGGGCAAGGACCGCCTCGTCGTCTCCGTGTCCGGGGTCTTCGAGGAGCCGGAGCCGGCCGTCCGGATCACCGTCGTCCAGGCCCTGCCCAAGGGCGACCGGGGCGAGGTCGCCGTCGAGACCATGACGGAGACCGGCGTCGACGCGATCGTGCCCTGGCAGGCCTCGCGCTGCATCACCCAGTGGCGCGGCGACCGGGGCGCCAAATCCCTGGCGAAGTGGCGGGCCACCGCCCGCGAGTCCGGCAAGCAGTCCCGCCGGGTCCGCTTCCCCGAGGTCGCGGAGGCGCTGTCGACCAAGCAGGTCGCGGCGCTGCTCGCGGAGGCCGACCTCGCGGTGGTCCTGCACGAGGACCGGGACGCGCCTTCGGGCGCGCTGGCCACCGCGGAACTGCCCTCCGCGGGCTCCGTCGTCCTGGTCGTCGGACCCGAGGGCGGGGTCTCCCCGGACGAGCTCGCCGCCTTCGCCGCGGCCGGGGCGCACCCGTACCGGCTGGGCCCCTCGGTCCTGCGCACCTCCACGGCGGGCACGGCCGCGGCGGCGGTGCTGCTGGCGCGGACGGGGCGCTGGTCCTGA
- a CDS encoding histidine triad nucleotide-binding protein, giving the protein MAGEPQADCLFCKIVAGNIPATVVRETDTTVAFRDINPQAPTHVLVIPKVHYPDAASLAAAEPGIAADVLTEAGRVAVDEGLADHAYRLVFNTGARAGQVVFHAHAHVLGGRGFEWPPG; this is encoded by the coding sequence ATGGCCGGGGAACCGCAGGCCGACTGCCTGTTCTGCAAGATCGTCGCGGGGAACATTCCCGCGACGGTCGTCCGGGAGACGGACACGACCGTCGCCTTCCGCGACATCAATCCGCAGGCACCCACCCACGTCCTCGTCATCCCGAAGGTGCACTACCCCGACGCCGCCTCCCTCGCGGCCGCGGAGCCCGGGATCGCCGCCGACGTCCTGACCGAAGCCGGCCGCGTCGCGGTCGACGAGGGGCTCGCCGACCACGCCTACCGGCTCGTCTTCAACACCGGTGCCAGGGCGGGCCAGGTCGTCTTCCATGCCCACGCGCACGTCCTCGGCGGCCGTGGCTTCGAATGGCCCCCGGGATAA
- a CDS encoding ribonuclease Z, whose product MSVREFVVLGTASQVPTRHRNHNGYLLRWDGEGILFDPGEGTQRQMLRAGVAAHDINRICVTHFHGDHSLGLAGVIQRINLDRVPHPVTAHYPASGQKFFDRLRYATAYRETVQLAEEPVAEDGILARGDAYTLDAVRLSHPVESFGYRVTEPDGRRIRPELLARHGITGPDVGRIQREGSLGGVTLEEVSEARAGQRFAFVMDTRLCEGVEALAAGADMLVIESTFLDEDVQLATDHGHLTAGQAARVARDGGVRHLVLTHFSQRYTDPAEFERQARAAGFEGELTIAADLVRVPVPKRAA is encoded by the coding sequence GTGTCCGTACGAGAATTCGTGGTGCTCGGCACCGCCAGCCAGGTGCCCACCCGCCACCGCAACCACAACGGCTACCTGCTGCGCTGGGACGGCGAGGGCATCCTCTTCGATCCCGGCGAGGGAACCCAGCGCCAGATGCTCCGCGCCGGGGTGGCCGCGCACGACATCAACCGGATCTGTGTCACCCACTTCCACGGTGACCACAGCCTCGGCCTCGCCGGGGTCATCCAGCGGATCAACCTCGACCGGGTCCCGCACCCCGTCACCGCCCACTACCCGGCCTCCGGACAGAAGTTCTTCGACCGGCTGCGGTACGCCACGGCCTACCGCGAGACCGTGCAGCTCGCGGAGGAGCCGGTGGCCGAGGACGGGATCCTGGCCCGCGGGGACGCGTACACCCTGGACGCCGTACGGCTCTCGCACCCCGTGGAGTCCTTCGGCTACCGGGTCACCGAGCCCGACGGGCGCCGGATACGGCCCGAACTGCTCGCCCGGCACGGCATCACGGGGCCGGACGTGGGCCGGATCCAGCGCGAGGGCAGCCTCGGCGGGGTCACCCTGGAGGAGGTCAGCGAGGCGCGCGCCGGGCAACGGTTCGCCTTCGTCATGGACACCCGGCTCTGCGAGGGCGTCGAGGCGCTCGCGGCGGGCGCCGACATGCTGGTGATCGAGTCGACCTTCCTCGACGAGGACGTCCAACTGGCCACCGACCACGGGCACCTCACCGCCGGGCAGGCCGCCCGGGTGGCCCGGGACGGGGGCGTGCGGCACCTCGTGCTGACGCACTTCTCGCAGCGCTACACCGATCCGGCGGAGTTCGAACGCCAGGCCCGCGCGGCGGGTTTCGAGGGCGAGCTCACGATCGCCGCCGACCTCGTACGGGTCCCCGTGCCGAAGCGGGCCGCATAG
- a CDS encoding MFS transporter, whose amino-acid sequence MPDRTPAPPAAWPLVALFTSGYVAPYLLPTVVGRLDAHLPLSPAQAGLIGSVLLLGSAAAGFTLASRIPRHGPRPLARLGLLLAVLGYGTAAATAQLPLVVAGAVLGGFGSGTATAVAASGIAAQRDPHRTSALGLLSVSATAGALYLTLPRLGGGHWLPFAAIALVALVCWPATGRLPGADRTDRTDRADGSTDGAVRASGRLPYPRAGMVLAGALMLWSLAQNALWGVSGRIGAQQAGLSEVTLGIVFAAALGAGLLGVTAASALGARLGRAVPVGVGTVVIACCVVLASHARGLGSFAAGEILWNAVYPVVLSYAIGLAAALDPRGRWAVLVGSASSLGVACGPVTGSLLAEGAGFPGMGLVLGGLLLAVAGPMAGVALHVGGRPLTPGSVRRRGGAPAAVLAAGAGTPAGSVPRVGAQELEVVELPELRGRPLRLPPLRVLLLSPAAARRGRERARRRIRTGV is encoded by the coding sequence GTGCCCGACCGCACCCCCGCGCCGCCCGCCGCCTGGCCGCTCGTCGCGCTCTTCACCTCCGGTTACGTCGCCCCGTACCTGTTGCCGACCGTCGTCGGCCGGCTCGACGCACACCTCCCGCTGAGCCCCGCGCAGGCCGGTCTGATCGGCTCGGTCCTGCTGCTCGGCTCGGCCGCCGCCGGGTTCACCCTCGCCTCCCGCATCCCGCGCCACGGGCCGCGTCCGCTGGCCCGGCTCGGGCTGCTGCTCGCCGTCCTCGGGTACGGCACGGCGGCCGCCACCGCGCAGCTCCCCCTCGTCGTCGCGGGTGCCGTCCTCGGCGGCTTCGGCTCGGGCACGGCCACCGCCGTGGCCGCCTCCGGGATCGCGGCACAGCGCGACCCGCACCGGACCTCCGCGCTGGGGCTGCTGTCGGTGTCGGCGACGGCCGGGGCCCTGTACCTGACCCTGCCCCGGCTCGGCGGCGGGCACTGGCTGCCGTTCGCGGCGATCGCCCTGGTCGCACTGGTGTGCTGGCCCGCGACGGGGCGCCTGCCCGGGGCCGACCGCACGGACCGTACGGACCGTGCCGACGGCAGCACCGACGGGGCCGTACGGGCCTCCGGGCGGCTGCCCTACCCGCGCGCCGGGATGGTGCTCGCCGGGGCCCTGATGCTGTGGTCGCTCGCCCAGAACGCCCTGTGGGGCGTCAGCGGACGCATCGGCGCGCAGCAGGCGGGCCTGTCCGAGGTCACCCTCGGGATCGTCTTCGCGGCCGCGCTCGGTGCCGGGCTGCTCGGGGTCACCGCCGCCTCCGCGCTCGGGGCCCGGCTCGGGCGGGCGGTCCCGGTGGGCGTGGGCACGGTGGTCATCGCCTGCTGCGTGGTGCTCGCCTCGCACGCGCGGGGCCTGGGCTCCTTCGCGGCCGGGGAGATCCTGTGGAACGCGGTCTACCCCGTCGTGCTCTCCTACGCCATCGGCCTCGCCGCCGCCCTCGACCCGCGCGGGCGCTGGGCCGTCCTGGTCGGTTCCGCGTCCTCGCTCGGTGTGGCCTGCGGGCCCGTCACCGGGAGCCTGCTCGCCGAGGGTGCGGGGTTCCCCGGCATGGGGCTGGTCCTGGGGGGCCTGCTGCTCGCGGTGGCCGGGCCGATGGCCGGGGTCGCCCTGCACGTCGGCGGACGCCCACTGACCCCCGGCTCGGTGCGGCGGCGCGGCGGGGCTCCGGCGGCCGTGCTCGCCGCCGGGGCGGGGACGCCGGCCGGATCGGTTCCGCGGGTCGGCGCGCAGGAACTGGAGGTCGTGGAGCTCCCCGAGCTCCGCGGCCGGCCGTTGCGCCTGCCTCCGCTGCGGGTGCTGCTGCTCTCCCCGGCGGCGGCCCGCCGCGGCCGGGAGCGCGCCCGCAGGCGCATCCGCACCGGCGTCTAG